A window of Nerophis ophidion isolate RoL-2023_Sa linkage group LG17, RoL_Noph_v1.0, whole genome shotgun sequence contains these coding sequences:
- the ier3ip1 gene encoding immediate early response 3-interacting protein 1, with protein sequence MAFTLYSLIQTAILCFNAVAVLHEERFLSKIGSGVDHAVSGFGDDPGMKVQVLNLIRSIRTVMRVPLIIVNSVSIVLLVLFG encoded by the exons ATGGCGTTTACACTTTATTCTCTCATTCAAACTGCTATTCTCTGCTTCAACGCCGTCGCTGTGTTGCACGAAGAAAGGTTTCTCAGCAAAA TCGGATCAGGTGTAGACCACGCAGTCTCGGGTTTTGGAGATGACCCAGGAATGAAAGTCCAAGTCCTCAATCTCATCCGCTCCATCCGAACTGTCATGCGAG TACCTCTTATCATCGTCAACTCCGTCTCCATCGTCCTGCTGGTTCTTTTTGGGTGA